In Gossypium arboreum isolate Shixiya-1 chromosome 6, ASM2569848v2, whole genome shotgun sequence, the following are encoded in one genomic region:
- the LOC108481115 gene encoding probable F-box protein At4g22030, whose protein sequence is MTSLHASNFLLSSSSSSNQIRAAISVPKLPSVRFSAPKLRQPTIQSEESNRKYGRPLVQQTSSVSMATFQLYAILEAIGDRVEMHNNIGEQRDNWNTLLLNSINMITLTAATMAGFAAATGVGAGVSAMGLKLASSVMFSAATGMLVLMNKIQPSQLVEEQRNATRLFKQLQSQIRTLLAVGSPCQDDVNDAMEKVLALDKAYPLPLLGVMLDKFPASLEPAVWWPTKQSPNSNKALNNNNGWTKELEMEMREVVEVIKRKDSEDYERLGNKALNMNKVLATAGPLLTGIAALGSAFMVSSNSPGAATVAAVAGALASAVNTFEHGGQVGMVFEMYRNNAGFFKHMQESIESTLDECDVEKRENGELFEMKVALQLGRSLSELRDVAKKSSYSRIEGSPMDEFASKLF, encoded by the exons atgacTTCTTTACATGCTTCTAATTTTCTcctatcatcatcttcttcttcaaacCAAATCCGTGCTGCTATATCCGTCCCAAAGCTCCCATCGGTTAGATTTTCGGCCCCTAAATTACGACAACCCACTATACAGTCCGAGGAATCGAATAGAAAATATGG CAGACCTCTGGTTCAACAAACCTCATCTGTTTCAATGGCTACCTTTCAACTGTATGCCATCTTAGAGGCGATAGGTGACAGAGTGGAGATGCATAACAACATTGGGGAACAACGAGATAACTGGAACACCCTTCTACTCAACTCCATCAATATGATTACCCTCACCGCCGCAACCATGGCAGGTTTTGCAGCCGCAACTGGCGTTGGCGCTGGGGTTTCTGCTATGGGTTTGAAGTTGGCATCCAGTGTGATGTTCTCAGCAGCCACTGGGATGTTGGTATTGATGAATAAGATTCAACCCTCACAGCTTGTGGAAGAGCAACGTAATGCTACCAGATTGTTTAAGCAGCTTCAATCCCAAATCAGAACCCTACTTGCTGTTGGTTCTCCATGCCAAGATGACGTGAATGATGCCATGGAGAAAGTGTTGGCACTTGACAAAGCTTACCCTCTTCCTTTGCTCGGTGTTATGCTTGACAAATTCCCTGCAAGTTTAGAGCCTGCTGTTTGGTGGCCTACAAAACAGTCTCCAAACTCAAACAAAGCATTGAACAACAACAATGGGTGGACCAAGGAATtggaaatggaaatgagagaAGTGGTTGAAGTGATAAAGAGAAAAGACAGTGAAGATTACGAGAGATTAGGCAACAAGGCTTTGAACATGAACAAAGTTTTAGCTACAGCAGGGCCATTGCTAACTGGAATAGCAGCTCTAGGATCGGCTTTCATGGTTTCTTCCAACAGTCCTGGGGCGGCAACAGTGGCGGCTGTTGCAGGAGCTTTAGCTTCAGCTGTGAACACCTTCGAGCACGGTGGCCAAGTTGGTATGGTGTTCGAGATGTACAGGAACAACGCAGGGTTCTTTAAGCATATGCAAGAATCGATTGAATCAACGTTGGATGAATGTGATGTGGAGAAAAGAGAAAATGGGGAGTTGTTTGAAATGAAAGTGGCATTGCAACTGGGAAGAAGCTTATCAGAACTGAGAGATGTAGCCAAAAAATCAAGCTATTCTCGTATAGAAGGAAGCCCCATGGATGAATTTGCAAGCAAGCTCTTTTGA
- the LOC108481114 gene encoding glycine-rich cell wall structural protein 2-like, whose protein sequence is MAAMDAKLWYLGLVFLSIAGTLSLVVGGGDVGYNVDNGDDNHCLYRSWRSCGSFFGGGGGGGGGGGGGGGGGGASSNGIGYGEGHGVGGGVGGSVGGGGFGGGGGGGSGSGYGRFGEGFGHGSGFGAGASIGGEGGGGGGGGGGGGGGVSKGSSGGYGHGNGYGAGIGGASGSGSDGTSSGGGGGGGGGSGGGSGEGSGHGNGFGAGFGIAGIEGGGGGGGGGSGGGEGNRGGGGNGGEGYGHGEGMGMGMGMGGGSNVEKGHGGGKGNMGFGMGMGMGMGIGVGFGTGTSGVKDTSTEHGHP, encoded by the coding sequence ATGGCAGCAATGGATGCTAAATTGTGGTATCTGGGTCTTGTTTTTTTAAGTATTGCTGGTACTTTGAGTCTTGTTGTTGGAGGAGGTGATGTTGGATATAATGTTGATAATGGGGATGATAATCATTGTTTATATAGAAGTTGGCGAAGTTGTGGTAGTTTCTTTGGTGGTGGAGGTGGAGGAGGAGGAGGTGGTGGGGGTGGAGGTGGAGGAGGTGGTGCTTCAAGTAATGGTATTGGATATGGAGAGGGGCATGGTGTAGGAGGAGGTGTAGGGGGTAGTGTTGGTGGGGGTGGTTTTGGAGGAGGTGGTGGAGGTGGAAGTGGAAGTGGTTATGGTAGGTTTGGTGAAGGGTTTGGTCATGGTAGTGGTTTTGGTGCAGGAGCAAGCATAGGAGGAGAAGGTGGCGGTGGAGGCGGAGGAGGTGGTGGCGGTGGTGGTGGTGTTAGTAAAGGTTCTAGTGGAGGTTATGGCCATGGTAATGGTTATGGTGCAGGTATTGGTGGTGCAAGTGGAAGTGGAAGTGATGGGACATCAAGTGGTGGCGGCGGAGGAGGGGGAGGTGGTAGTGGGGGTGGTTCTGGTGAAGGCTCAGGTCATGGAAATGGTTTTGGTGCAGGTTTTGGGATAGCTGGCATtgaaggaggaggaggaggaggaggaggtggTAGTGGTGGTGGTGAAGGCAATCGTGGAGGTGGTGGAAATGGAGGAGAAGGATATGGACATGGGGAAGGCATGGGGATGGGAATGGGAATGGGAGGGGGTTCAAATGTTGAGAAAGGACATGGTGGTGGCAAAGGTAACATGGGATTTGGTATGGGAATGGGAATGGGAATGGGCATTGGGGTTGGTTTTGGAACAGGAACAAGTGGAGTTAAAGACACAAGTACTGAACATGGTCATCCTTAG
- the LOC108480796 gene encoding uncharacterized protein LOC108480796 — MIQLLFMVIFSEMAVIMVLSFKTPFRKLVIMGLDRLKRGRGPVVVKTVAGTVFVVMVSSVYSMMEIQKRWVGDDGPVSSTDQVLMVRHLLEATLMGATIFLALMIDRLHHYIRELRIRRKTMDAVKKQGQGSNDKKPDGFDKIKSLEEEVMTLREKLKQLESDIEAKTKQINAAEVNTVALRKQSEGLLLEYDRLLEENESLRGQLQSLDRKLSRSDSKKNL, encoded by the exons atgaTTCAATTATTGTTCATGGTGATATTCTCAGAGATGGCGGTGATCATGGTATTATCATTCAAGACACCGTTTAGGAAGCTGGTGATAATGGGTCTGGATCGGCTTAAACGTGGACGAGGTCCTGTGGTGGTTAAGACGGTGGCCGGAACGGTGTTTGTAGTGATGGTGTCGAGCGTATACAGCATGATGGAGATCCAGAAACGTTGGGTCGGCGATGATGGACCGGTTAGTTCAACGGACCAGGTTCTTATGGTCCGACACCTTCTTGAAGCTACTCTCATGG GGGCCACAATTTTCCTAGCACTAATGATAGATAGATTGCACCATTATATCAGAGAACTCCGGATAAGAAGGAAGACCATGGATGCTGTCAAGAAACAAGGTCAAGGTTCCAATGATAAAAAACCCGATGGCTTTGACAAAATTAAATCCTTGGAAGAAGAAGTAATGACTCTGCGTGAGAAACTTAAGCAGCTGGAGTCTGATATCGAGGCAAAGACTAAACAGATTAATGCTGCAGAAGTTAATACAGTTGCTTTAAGGAAACAATCCGAAGGTTTACTTCTTGAGTATGATCGGTTACTTGAGGAGAACGAAAGCCTTCGGGGTCAGTTGCAATCTTTGGACCGGAAATTGTCACGTTCGGATAGTAAGAAGAATTTATAA